ATTTCCTTATGTTCAGGTTGAATTTCCTGTGCACCAGTTTGTGACTATCTTTCCATCAtccttcctccagctcccaTTCCTGCGTGgagctgtccctgtcccctcccctgAGCCAACCAAACCTCCACCATTGCCACCTCCAACCCCTGGGGCTACCTGAAGTGGTGAACTGTTTGCCACACTCCCGGCACTTCAGTGGCCCATCAGCGATGTGAATCTTCAAGTGAGCCTTCAAGTTCCCCACCTGGAGACAGACAGAGGGATGCAGATAAaccaccccccaccccaactCCACCATCCACCTCTGGAATGATCCAATCCCCATTCTTTCCCTTTCCACCCAACTCACCTGGTTGAACTTCTTGTCACAGTGGGGACACTTGTGCTCCTTGTCGGTGTCGTGTGTCTCCAGGTGCCTCATTTTGGAGGTGGGGTCAGAGAAGGAGCGCCCACAGTAGTCACACTGGTAGGGCTTCTCACCACTGTGGACCAGTTGGTGCCTTTTGAGGTTGCCCGAGGTGGTGAAGAGCTTCCCACAGTCATCACAGCGGTACTTGGCCTCCCCCGTGTGCCTCTTCTTGTGGAGGTTCAGCAGGCTGATCAGGCGGTAGCTCTTCCCACACTCCTCGCAGCCGTAGGGCttcagggggctggaggaggagagggagaagatcTATGGAATGTTTAGACTGGATGTTGGGaagataaacaaaaaaaccccacaaactggaaggggctgcccagggaggtggtggagtcaccacccctggtGTTCcaaaaatgtgtagatgtggcacttctgGACAGGTCCGTGTGGGCCTGGTGGGTGGTGCTGggtggttggtttggttttgttgtttgggtctttttctctcttcctcctggaTTAACAGTTGGACTCTGACCTAAGAGGTCTTTCCCAACAATGACGACTCTGtggttcacagaatcatggaatggtttgggttggaagggaacttaaaagatcatccagttccaaccccctgcatgggcagggacacctcccaccagcccaggctgctcagtgACCATCACACCGGGGGGGGACAGAACCACCATGCTGAGTTCTCCCCACCCAAGCTGCACCCATCACACAGGATGGCTCCAAGCAACACGGAAGGGAAGGATGGGGACAGAAAGATGGATCTCATCCTGGCCCACCCCCCCACACTGATGGACTTCACAAGGACTTGATCTTCTGCACCAAAAGCCACAGGGTTATTTTGGTGCCACCAGAGTCCTTCCACAGCTGGCAAATGAGAGTCTCCAACCTGGCATGCCAAACCCTCTGGATTGATCCAAGTGGGAGAGCCACCATTCCAGCCTCTTGGCTCAAACCTTTCCATTGTCACAAGCCCTTCTCCAGCCAGCCTGGTGGCACTTCCAGGTCACTGGTGCTGCTGTACCTGTGGGTCTTCTCATGGgctttgcaggcagctgggtCAGAGAAAGCTTTGCTGCACTCCCTGCAGGAGAAGGGCTTCTCTCCCGTGTGGATACGGATGTGCCGCTTGAAATTCCCGGTGTGGGTGAACTCCTTCCCACAGTCCTAGGGATGGAGAGAGGCAGGTGACACCCGGTGACacctggtgtccccaggggacAGCAGGCCCAGCCCCAGTTGGCCTCACCTCACACTTGTGTGTGACGGAGCCGTAGGCTTTGGACTCGGTCCTGTCGCTGTAAATTCCCGAGGGCAGCAGCCGAGGTTCTCCCAAGTTTTCCTGCCCGGAGTCGGCGTTTCCCGCTTCgttctcttcagtgttttctccattttccaaCCTAGGCTGCTCCTCCTCGGGGGTTTTGGCCTCTGTGTCCCcccctgctgtcacctctgcctcttcctccttcacttCTGGCTCCGTCTCTGCAGGCAGTTGGAAAACAGGGATGCTGGAGATCGGGAGCAGCTTTGGAGACACAAAACTCACTTGTATTCCCTAACTCTAAGTCTGGGTTTAAGGCAACAGggattcatagaatggtttgggttgggttggaagagaccttaaagatcatctagtcccaaccccctgcatgggcagggacacctcccaccagcccaggctgctccaagccccatccaacctgcccttcaacactgccagggatggggcagccacagcttccctgggcaacctgggccaggctctcaccaccctcacagcaaagaatttcctcctcatgtccaacctcagtctcccctcttccagttttaacccatccccccttgtcctctccctacaagcccttgtcccaagtccctccccagctttcgTGTAGATTAGATGACCCTGAAATCCTGGTGCCAAAATCTCTGCCCAGAATCAGTCTGGATTTGCAGGTTATCAGCCCTAAAATCCCACACCCTGCGTGGCCAGAGGAGAATTCCCCAacctctcccagctctgcccgaTGGAAAACCGCTCCCGTGGGCTCCACAACTGGCAGGAGAAGGTGTTTGCATGGATGAAACTCCCAGTAATGCACGGAAAAGAAGGGTCCAACCCTGCCCAGCTggagggcaggggaaggcagcagagccccccatccccacccttGCCCACAAACCTCCTGTCTTGGTGCCCTCAGAGATGTTTCCCGTCTCGGCGGGGCAGCCGCTGCCCACCGCGCTCTCTGCTGGCTGTGGGTGGCTGGGAAATTTGGAGTTGGAGGCCTCTTGGATGGCAGGATCTGCCCCTACAACCAACAGAGTGTCTTGGGCACGAgtgaggaggcagcaggctCCACGTGgaggagcccagcagcagggcagggcgTGTTTTGGGGGGGTGACAGCGGGGTTTTGGGTGTCATCAGCTGGCGGTTCACCTTCTTGGCTGCTcggctgctctgcctgctccttgggctgtgctgctgaggctgctggaggCTCTTCCTTCCACTGTGGGTTGGGAGgaactggtttggttttgtcaaCGTCCCCCTGTGGATCTACAGTCCAGCTCTTGTCCTCCATCGTCGCCTTGTTGGCCCCTGCGAGGATTCCCAAATCCCATCaggattcatagaatcacagactggtttgggttggaagggaccttcaagaccatccagtcccaacccccctgcatgggcagggacacctcccaccagcccaggctgctccaagccccatccaacctgcccttcaacactgccagggatggggcagccacagcttccctgggcaatctgggccagggtctcaccaccctcacagggaagaattccctcctcatgtccaacctaaatctccctcttccagttttaatccattccccctcatcccatccctccctgcccttgtcccaagtccctccccagctttcctggagccccttcaggcactggaagctgctctaaggtctccctggagcttctccaggctgaacaccccaactctctcagcctgtccccagagcagagctgctccagccctcagcagcaTCAGTTCTGGTGCCTCACAAGGGGAGCAAACCCCTTCCAGATGTGCACCAGGTGGGTTTGGATGTGGCTGAGTCATGGGGCAACCTGGAGCTCCCCTGGACAAGGGATGTAAGGGGGCACATACCTATGGTAGCCGGGGGTCTCTGGCTCCCGCCAGGGCCTTGCGGCGGCGCCGAGAGGGACTTGAGAGCGTTGCAAGCACTGACAACCTCCTGCATCTGCAGGAACCCGGCCACGGCCAGCACATCCTCCACGTTGTCAGGGTTCAGGCTCAGCTTGGCTGTGTACATGAACTCCAGAACCTGGCCCAGGCCTGCAAGGGAAGGTCACATGAGCAGGAATGAGCTCCCACCTCTGGGCTGGGCAGTTTTAAAAAAGCTCAAAAGGGCACAAAAGAACAGGCTGAGGAACCTCCCTCCAACCCAGGCACCAAACTGCTTCTTCAGAGGGGTTTCctaggaaggctctgcagagggacctggacaggctggaccCAGGGCTTGAAGCCAATCAtaattgtatgaggttcaacaaggccctgggtcctgcacttgggtcacaccAACCCCCGGCAACTCTGCAGGCTtaggaagagtggctggaaagtgcctggtgggaaaggacctgggggtgttggttgaatgtctgaacatgagccagcgtgtgtccaggtggccaagaggccaccagcatcctggctggtgtcagcactggggtggccagcaggagcagggcagggaccatcccctgtgctgggcactggggaggggacacctcaaatcctgggggcaggtctgggcccctcaggacaagaaggacatggaggggctggagcgtgtccagggaagggcaagggagctggggaaggggctggagcaccagtctgagcaggagcagctgagggagctgggggtgtccagcctggagacaaggaggtaAGGGGAGACctgctgtctctgcagctgcctgagaggaagttggagccaggggggtcgggctctgctccccaggaacaagggatgggacaagaggaaatggcctcaagttgtgccaggggaggttgaggttgggtcttgggaacaattccttcctggaaagggttgtcaggccctggcccaggctgcccagggcagggggggagtccccatccctggaggggtttacaagctctggagatggtgctgagggacatggggcagtggtggccttggcagggctgggggaacagtgACGACTTGATGACCTtccaggtcttttccaagcagccCCATCCTGTGACTCTACTATGGGACAACCCTCTGCCTACCTGCTGCGTTGCTGATGTCCAGGTGCACCACGTCCTTCTGGTCCACAAACAGCATCCTGAAGTACTCGCTGCAGGCGGCCAGGACGGCCTTGTGGGCCTTGAAGTCTACGCCGTCCACCACGAAGGTGCAGTCACACAGCAggcccagctgcctctgctggttcagctgctccagcacctgtttgctgtgctgggggaaaTCCATGGCTGTGGGGAGGGAACAAAAGACATCCTGGGAtggggggggtgaggggtgaCAAAAGATGTCACAGCAGGAAGGGCcatgaaggtcttttccaaccgtgatgattctgtgaaacaggaaAGGTCACAAGGTCATGGATCAACCACAACCTGGTGGCCTTGGGAGCTCCAAAATGGACATGAGGAAATAGTtccttcctgtgagggtggtgagaccctggcccaggttgcccagagaagctgtggctgccccatccctggcagtgttgaagggcaggttggatggggcttggagcagcctggtctggtgggaggtgtccctgcccatgcagggggttggagctagatggtctttaaggtcccttccaacccaaaccattccatgattctatgattctatgaaaatgtgGCCCAAATTTCAGCTCCTCACAACCAcccaccctcccaccccccacGAGATACAACCCCAACAACCTCTCCTGCAGGCCCTGCAACACCAACgagaggctgcagagagagTTGAGGAACACAGGACATTTCTTTGGCCATCttgacagctttaaaaatacatttcattgcTATTCAAGCAGCCCAAGCCATGAGCAGGAACCCTGTTGCCTGCACAAAGGTGTCCCATGGGTGAGCAGATGGTGCCACTGGTCCTGTCAAGGGAGGTGTTCACCAAAAATCTTCCAAGCTCCTGCTCATTTTAGGTGCTCATGTCACAATATCGAGGGACTTTTGAGATATTTTGTGGTGTTTGGGGGAAGTTCTCCATGCTGGAAGCACAACTTGGGCTGAGGAATGCTGCAGACTCCTAGAAATGCTGCCAAAAGCCATTTTTCAAGGAGGTTGGTGTCAGGAAAGGCTGTGAGGGACCATGAGCTCGACCTGA
The nucleotide sequence above comes from Apus apus isolate bApuApu2 chromosome 20, bApuApu2.pri.cur, whole genome shotgun sequence. Encoded proteins:
- the ZBTB17 gene encoding zinc finger and BTB domain-containing protein 17 isoform X1 produces the protein MLDGCVETDLSTGKGEDSGGESQLSDPPPGSSGHLLSLQHRAMDFPQHSKQVLEQLNQQRQLGLLCDCTFVVDGVDFKAHKAVLAACSEYFRMLFVDQKDVVHLDISNAAGLGQVLEFMYTAKLSLNPDNVEDVLAVAGFLQMQEVVSACNALKSLSAPPQGPGGSQRPPATIGANKATMEDKSWTVDPQGDVDKTKPVPPNPQWKEEPPAASAAQPKEQAEQPSSQEGEPPADDTQNPAVTPPKHALPCCWAPPRGACCLLTRAQDTLLVVGADPAIQEASNSKFPSHPQPAESAVGSGCPAETGNISEGTKTGETEPEVKEEEAEVTAGGDTEAKTPEEEQPRLENGENTEENEAGNADSGQENLGEPRLLPSGIYSDRTESKAYGSVTHKCEDCGKEFTHTGNFKRHIRIHTGEKPFSCRECSKAFSDPAACKAHEKTHSPLKPYGCEECGKSYRLISLLNLHKKRHTGEAKYRCDDCGKLFTTSGNLKRHQLVHSGEKPYQCDYCGRSFSDPTSKMRHLETHDTDKEHKCPHCDKKFNQVGNLKAHLKIHIADGPLKCRECGKQFTTSGNLKRHLRIHSGEKPYVCVHCQRQFADPGALQRHVRIHTGEKPCQCLICGKAFTQASSLIAHVRQHTGEKPYVCERCGKRFVQSSQLANHIRHHDNIRPHKCTVCNKAFVNVGDLSKHIIIHTGEKPFLCDKCGRGFNRVDNLRSHVKTVHQGKAGIKILEPEEGDEVNIVTVASDEMVTLATEALAATAVTQLTVLPVAAAVTADETEALKAEITKAVKQVQEADPNTQILYACDSCGDKFLDATSLAQHVRIHTAQALVMFQADTDFYQHYGPAAATAWQTEQVLPAGELLFRTRDGPAETPPAPPQPPGEGQAPPPTSE
- the ZBTB17 gene encoding zinc finger and BTB domain-containing protein 17 isoform X3, which gives rise to MLDGCVETDLSTGKGEDSGGESQLSDPPPGSSGHLLSLQHRAMDFPQHSKQVLEQLNQQRQLGLLCDCTFVVDGVDFKAHKAVLAACSEYFRMLFVDQKDVVHLDISNAAGLGQVLEFMYTAKLSLNPDNVEDVLAVAGFLQMQEVVSACNALKSLSAPPQGPGGSQRPPATIGANKATMEDKSWTVDPQGDVDKTKPVPPNPQWKEEPPAASAAQPKEQAEQPSSQEGADPAIQEASNSKFPSHPQPAESAVGSGCPAETGNISEGTKTGETEPEVKEEEAEVTAGGDTEAKTPEEEQPRLENGENTEENEAGNADSGQENLGEPRLLPSGIYSDRTESKAYGSVTHKCEDCGKEFTHTGNFKRHIRIHTGEKPFSCRECSKAFSDPAACKAHEKTHSPLKPYGCEECGKSYRLISLLNLHKKRHTGEAKYRCDDCGKLFTTSGNLKRHQLVHSGEKPYQCDYCGRSFSDPTSKMRHLETHDTDKEHKCPHCDKKFNQVGNLKAHLKIHIADGPLKCRECGKQFTTSGNLKRHLRIHSGEKPYVCVHCQRQFADPGALQRHVRIHTGEKPCQCLICGKAFTQASSLIAHVRQHTGEKPYVCERCGKRFVQSSQLANHIRHHDNIRPHKCTVCNKAFVNVGDLSKHIIIHTGEKPFLCDKCGRGFNRVDNLRSHVKTVHQGKAGIKILEPEEGDEVNIVTVASDEMVTLATEALAATAVTQLTVLPVAAAVTADETEALKAEITKAVKQVQEADPNTQILYACDSCGDKFLDATSLAQHVRIHTAQALVMFQADTDFYQHYGPAAATAWQTEQVLPAGELLFRTRDGPAETPPAPPQPPGEGQAPPPTSE
- the ZBTB17 gene encoding zinc finger and BTB domain-containing protein 17 isoform X2, with amino-acid sequence MDFPQHSKQVLEQLNQQRQLGLLCDCTFVVDGVDFKAHKAVLAACSEYFRMLFVDQKDVVHLDISNAAGLGQVLEFMYTAKLSLNPDNVEDVLAVAGFLQMQEVVSACNALKSLSAPPQGPGGSQRPPATIGANKATMEDKSWTVDPQGDVDKTKPVPPNPQWKEEPPAASAAQPKEQAEQPSSQEGEPPADDTQNPAVTPPKHALPCCWAPPRGACCLLTRAQDTLLVVGADPAIQEASNSKFPSHPQPAESAVGSGCPAETGNISEGTKTGETEPEVKEEEAEVTAGGDTEAKTPEEEQPRLENGENTEENEAGNADSGQENLGEPRLLPSGIYSDRTESKAYGSVTHKCEDCGKEFTHTGNFKRHIRIHTGEKPFSCRECSKAFSDPAACKAHEKTHSPLKPYGCEECGKSYRLISLLNLHKKRHTGEAKYRCDDCGKLFTTSGNLKRHQLVHSGEKPYQCDYCGRSFSDPTSKMRHLETHDTDKEHKCPHCDKKFNQVGNLKAHLKIHIADGPLKCRECGKQFTTSGNLKRHLRIHSGEKPYVCVHCQRQFADPGALQRHVRIHTGEKPCQCLICGKAFTQASSLIAHVRQHTGEKPYVCERCGKRFVQSSQLANHIRHHDNIRPHKCTVCNKAFVNVGDLSKHIIIHTGEKPFLCDKCGRGFNRVDNLRSHVKTVHQGKAGIKILEPEEGDEVNIVTVASDEMVTLATEALAATAVTQLTVLPVAAAVTADETEALKAEITKAVKQVQEADPNTQILYACDSCGDKFLDATSLAQHVRIHTAQALVMFQADTDFYQHYGPAAATAWQTEQVLPAGELLFRTRDGPAETPPAPPQPPGEGQAPPPTSE